One genomic segment of Balaenoptera musculus isolate JJ_BM4_2016_0621 chromosome 11, mBalMus1.pri.v3, whole genome shotgun sequence includes these proteins:
- the XPC gene encoding DNA repair protein complementing XP-C cells isoform X1: MARKRTAGREPQGRELRSQMAAGREPRGRESRGQTAKGESKARREEKEADVFEDEKPLKKSLLSKVSRGKRKRGYGDSGGPADGPARKKAAKVTVKSENPQVIKDEALSDGEDFREFPSARKKVHRPEKEAAVDKGGGEGDDEEESEEDWEEVEEVSEPMPGDVGESSALSTSSLPVKPVEIEIETPEQLKARERSEKIKTELETHLRRMVKRFNKEVREDTHKVHLLCLLANGFYRNSICNQPGLRAIGLSIIPTRFTKVPPQDVDVSYLSNLVKWFIGTFTVNADLSTNEQDGLQTTLERRFAIYSARDNEELVHIFLLILRALHLPTRLVLSLQPIPLKLPAAKGKKPSKERSTEGPGGSSETSSQVPGKPSKPETSRGSRREDTSSEGAGSARAKGKGSKAAAIRKKRREPSSSREEEGKAGGQTEGAQRRSRGRERRAAARVSYKEESGSDEAGSGSDFELSSSDSHRPSDEDSEPGLSRQRRATAPQRMKVGSKRESRSQRGSHPQPPGFPEASVSASGSKRQRGKRKMPVDGEEADGRRAAGVDQWLEVFSEREEKWLCVDCVHGVVGQPLTCYQHATKPVTYIVGIDGDGWVRDVTQRYDPAWMTATRKCRVDAAWWAEALRPYRSPLVAREQREDQEFQARHLDQPLPTVIGTYKNHPLYALKRHLLKYEAIYPETAAILGYCRGEAVYSRDCVHTLHSRDTWLKQARVVRLGEVPYKVVKGYSNRARRARLAEPQLQDYNDLGLFGKWQTEQYQPPVAVDGKVPRNEFGNVYLFLPGMMPVGCVQLNLPNLHRVARKLNIDCAQAVTGFDFHKGYSHPVTDGYIVCEEYKDVLLTAWENEQALIEKKEKEKREKRALGNWKLLVKGLLIRERLRLRYGAQSEEAAPHADAGGGLSSDEEEGTSSPAEAARILAASWPQNREVEEKRKCPRKSRREEKEAASHLFPFEKL; encoded by the exons ATGTCTTTGAAGATGAGAAACCTCTAAAGAAGAGCCTTCTCTCAAAAGTTTCacgaggaaagaggaagaggggctACGGTGATTCTGGGGGCCCAGCAGATGGTCCAGCAAGAAAGAAAGCGGCCAAAGTGACTGTTAAATCCGAAAACCCTCAGGTTATTAAGGATGAAGCCCTCAGTGATGGGGAAGATTTCAG GGAGTTCCCGAGTGCCCGCAAGAAGGTGCACCGTCCAGAGAAAGAGGCTGCTGTGGACAAAGGTGGGGGTGAAGGGGACGACGAGGAAGAGAGTGAGGAGGACTGGGAAGAGGTAGAAG AAGTTAGTGAGCCCATGCCGGGTGACGTGGGGGAAAGCTCAGCCTTGTCTACCTCTTCTCTGCCCGTGAAGCCCGTGGAGATAGAAATTGAAACACCGGAGCAGttgaaggcaagagaaagaag TGAAAAGATAAAAACGGAGCTTGAGACACATCTTCGGAGGATGGTGAAACGTTTCAATAAGGAAGTCCGTGAGGACACACACAAG gtTCACCTTCTGTGTCTGCTGGCAAATGGCTTCTATCGAAATAGCATCTGCAACCAGCCAGGTCTGCGTGCCATCGGCCTCTCCATCATCCCAACTCGCTTTACCAAAGTGCCACCTCAAGACGTGGACGTCAGCTACCTGTCAAACCTGGTGAAATG GTTCATTGGAACATTCACAGTTAATGCAGACCTTTCAACCAATGAGCAGGATGGCCTGCAGACGACGCTGGAGAGAAGGTTTGCTATTTACTCTGCGAGAGACAATGAAGAGTTGGTCCAC ataTTTTTACTGATTCTCCGGGCCCTGCATCTCCCTACCCGACTCGTACTGTCTCTACAGCCAATTCCTCTGAAGTTACCAGCAGCGAAG GGAAAGAAACCTTCCAAGGAGAGATCCACAGAGGGTCCTGGAGGCTCTTCAGAAACTTCCagccaagttcctggaaaaccaAGCAAACCAGAGACCAGCAGAGGAAGCAGACGAGAGGACACGTCTTCTGAGGGCGCTGGCAGTGCACGTGCCAAAGGGAAGGGGAGCAAGGCGGCTGCCATCAGGAAGAAGCGGAGAGAGCCCTCCTCCAGCAGGGAAGAAGAGGGCAAGGCCGGGGGGCAGACGGAGGGGGCCCAGAGGCGTTCGCGGGGCCGGGAGCGGCGGGCGGCCGCCAGGGTGTCTTACAAAGAAGAGAGCGGGAGTGACGAGGCCGGCAGCGGCTCTGACTTTGAGCTCTCCAGCTCGGACAGCCATCGCCCATCCGACGAGGATTCTGAGCCAGGCCTTTCAAGGCAGAGGAGGGCCACCGCCCCTCAGAGGATGAAGGTGGGGTCCAAGAGGGAGTCCAGGTCCCAGCGTGGAAGCCACCCTCAGCCCCCTGGCTTTCCAGAAGCGTCTGTAAGCGCTTCCGGCAGTAAGCGTCAGAGAGGCAAGCGTAAGATGCCCGTGGATGGTGAGGAGGCAGACGGCCGGAGAGCAGCTGGTGTGGACCAGTGGCTGGAGGTGTTCTCCGAGCGGGAGGAGAAGTGGCTGTGTGTGGACTGTGTGCACGGAGTCGTGGGCCAGCCCCTGACCTGCTACCAGCACGCCACCAAGCCTGTGACCTACATCGTGGGCATCGACGGCGACGGCTGGGTGCGTGACGTCACACAGAGGTACGACCCTGCCTGGATGACGGCGACACGAAAGTGCCGGGTTGACGCTGCGTGGTGGGCCGAGGCCCTGCGACCCTACCGGAGCCCGCTGGTGGCGAGGGAGCAGAGGGAGGACCAGGAG TTTCAGGCGAGGCACCTGGACCAGCCTCTGCCCACCGTCATAGGCACGTACAAGAACCACCCTCTGTATGCCCTCAAGAGGCACCTCCTCAAGTACGAGGCCATCTACCCTGAGACGGCTGCCATCCTCGGGTACTGCCGCGGAGAGGCTGTCTACTCCAG GGACTGCGTGCACACCCTGCACTCCAGGGACACGTGGCTGAAACAGGCCCGAGTGGTGAGGCTTGGAGAAGTGCCCTACAAG GTTGTAAAAGGCTATTCCAACCGGGCCCGGAGAGCCCGCCTGGCTGAGCCGCAGCTGCAGGACTACAACGACCTGGGCCTGTTTGGCAAGTGGCAGACCGAGCAGTACCAGCCGCCGGTGGCCGTGGACGGGAAG GTCCCCCGGAACGAATTTGGGAACGTGTACCTCTTCCTGCCCGGCATGATGCCTGTCGGCTGCGTCCAGCTGAACCTGCCCAACTTGCACCGCGTGGCCCGAAAGCTGAACATTGACTGTGCCCAGGCTGTTACGGGCTTCGATTTCCACAAAGGCTACTCCCATCCCGT AACCGATGGCTACATCGTCTGTGAGGAATATAAAGATGTGCTCCTGACCGCCTGGGAGAACGAGCAGGCGCTCAttgagaagaaggagaaggag AAAAGGGAGAAGCGTGCTCTGGGGAACTGGAAGCTGCTGGTCAAAGGGCTGCTCATCCGGGAGCGGCTGAGGCTTCGCTACGGGGCTCAG AGCGAGGAAGCCGCTCCCCACGCAGACGCAGGAGGAGGACTCTCTTCAGACGAGGAGGAGGGGACCAGCTCTCCAGCGGAAGCGGCCAGGATCCTGGCGGCCTCCTGGCCCCAAAACCGAGAGGTAGAGGAGAAGCGGAAGTGCCCCCggaagagcaggagggaggagaaggaggcagctTCCCACCTGTTCCCCTTTGAGAAGCTGTGA
- the XPC gene encoding DNA repair protein complementing XP-C cells isoform X2, with protein MPGDVGESSALSTSSLPVKPVEIEIETPEQLKARERSEKIKTELETHLRRMVKRFNKEVREDTHKVHLLCLLANGFYRNSICNQPGLRAIGLSIIPTRFTKVPPQDVDVSYLSNLVKWFIGTFTVNADLSTNEQDGLQTTLERRFAIYSARDNEELVHIFLLILRALHLPTRLVLSLQPIPLKLPAAKGKKPSKERSTEGPGGSSETSSQVPGKPSKPETSRGSRREDTSSEGAGSARAKGKGSKAAAIRKKRREPSSSREEEGKAGGQTEGAQRRSRGRERRAAARVSYKEESGSDEAGSGSDFELSSSDSHRPSDEDSEPGLSRQRRATAPQRMKVGSKRESRSQRGSHPQPPGFPEASVSASGSKRQRGKRKMPVDGEEADGRRAAGVDQWLEVFSEREEKWLCVDCVHGVVGQPLTCYQHATKPVTYIVGIDGDGWVRDVTQRYDPAWMTATRKCRVDAAWWAEALRPYRSPLVAREQREDQEFQARHLDQPLPTVIGTYKNHPLYALKRHLLKYEAIYPETAAILGYCRGEAVYSRDCVHTLHSRDTWLKQARVVRLGEVPYKVVKGYSNRARRARLAEPQLQDYNDLGLFGKWQTEQYQPPVAVDGKVPRNEFGNVYLFLPGMMPVGCVQLNLPNLHRVARKLNIDCAQAVTGFDFHKGYSHPVTDGYIVCEEYKDVLLTAWENEQALIEKKEKEKREKRALGNWKLLVKGLLIRERLRLRYGAQSEEAAPHADAGGGLSSDEEEGTSSPAEAARILAASWPQNREVEEKRKCPRKSRREEKEAASHLFPFEKL; from the exons ATGCCGGGTGACGTGGGGGAAAGCTCAGCCTTGTCTACCTCTTCTCTGCCCGTGAAGCCCGTGGAGATAGAAATTGAAACACCGGAGCAGttgaaggcaagagaaagaag TGAAAAGATAAAAACGGAGCTTGAGACACATCTTCGGAGGATGGTGAAACGTTTCAATAAGGAAGTCCGTGAGGACACACACAAG gtTCACCTTCTGTGTCTGCTGGCAAATGGCTTCTATCGAAATAGCATCTGCAACCAGCCAGGTCTGCGTGCCATCGGCCTCTCCATCATCCCAACTCGCTTTACCAAAGTGCCACCTCAAGACGTGGACGTCAGCTACCTGTCAAACCTGGTGAAATG GTTCATTGGAACATTCACAGTTAATGCAGACCTTTCAACCAATGAGCAGGATGGCCTGCAGACGACGCTGGAGAGAAGGTTTGCTATTTACTCTGCGAGAGACAATGAAGAGTTGGTCCAC ataTTTTTACTGATTCTCCGGGCCCTGCATCTCCCTACCCGACTCGTACTGTCTCTACAGCCAATTCCTCTGAAGTTACCAGCAGCGAAG GGAAAGAAACCTTCCAAGGAGAGATCCACAGAGGGTCCTGGAGGCTCTTCAGAAACTTCCagccaagttcctggaaaaccaAGCAAACCAGAGACCAGCAGAGGAAGCAGACGAGAGGACACGTCTTCTGAGGGCGCTGGCAGTGCACGTGCCAAAGGGAAGGGGAGCAAGGCGGCTGCCATCAGGAAGAAGCGGAGAGAGCCCTCCTCCAGCAGGGAAGAAGAGGGCAAGGCCGGGGGGCAGACGGAGGGGGCCCAGAGGCGTTCGCGGGGCCGGGAGCGGCGGGCGGCCGCCAGGGTGTCTTACAAAGAAGAGAGCGGGAGTGACGAGGCCGGCAGCGGCTCTGACTTTGAGCTCTCCAGCTCGGACAGCCATCGCCCATCCGACGAGGATTCTGAGCCAGGCCTTTCAAGGCAGAGGAGGGCCACCGCCCCTCAGAGGATGAAGGTGGGGTCCAAGAGGGAGTCCAGGTCCCAGCGTGGAAGCCACCCTCAGCCCCCTGGCTTTCCAGAAGCGTCTGTAAGCGCTTCCGGCAGTAAGCGTCAGAGAGGCAAGCGTAAGATGCCCGTGGATGGTGAGGAGGCAGACGGCCGGAGAGCAGCTGGTGTGGACCAGTGGCTGGAGGTGTTCTCCGAGCGGGAGGAGAAGTGGCTGTGTGTGGACTGTGTGCACGGAGTCGTGGGCCAGCCCCTGACCTGCTACCAGCACGCCACCAAGCCTGTGACCTACATCGTGGGCATCGACGGCGACGGCTGGGTGCGTGACGTCACACAGAGGTACGACCCTGCCTGGATGACGGCGACACGAAAGTGCCGGGTTGACGCTGCGTGGTGGGCCGAGGCCCTGCGACCCTACCGGAGCCCGCTGGTGGCGAGGGAGCAGAGGGAGGACCAGGAG TTTCAGGCGAGGCACCTGGACCAGCCTCTGCCCACCGTCATAGGCACGTACAAGAACCACCCTCTGTATGCCCTCAAGAGGCACCTCCTCAAGTACGAGGCCATCTACCCTGAGACGGCTGCCATCCTCGGGTACTGCCGCGGAGAGGCTGTCTACTCCAG GGACTGCGTGCACACCCTGCACTCCAGGGACACGTGGCTGAAACAGGCCCGAGTGGTGAGGCTTGGAGAAGTGCCCTACAAG GTTGTAAAAGGCTATTCCAACCGGGCCCGGAGAGCCCGCCTGGCTGAGCCGCAGCTGCAGGACTACAACGACCTGGGCCTGTTTGGCAAGTGGCAGACCGAGCAGTACCAGCCGCCGGTGGCCGTGGACGGGAAG GTCCCCCGGAACGAATTTGGGAACGTGTACCTCTTCCTGCCCGGCATGATGCCTGTCGGCTGCGTCCAGCTGAACCTGCCCAACTTGCACCGCGTGGCCCGAAAGCTGAACATTGACTGTGCCCAGGCTGTTACGGGCTTCGATTTCCACAAAGGCTACTCCCATCCCGT AACCGATGGCTACATCGTCTGTGAGGAATATAAAGATGTGCTCCTGACCGCCTGGGAGAACGAGCAGGCGCTCAttgagaagaaggagaaggag AAAAGGGAGAAGCGTGCTCTGGGGAACTGGAAGCTGCTGGTCAAAGGGCTGCTCATCCGGGAGCGGCTGAGGCTTCGCTACGGGGCTCAG AGCGAGGAAGCCGCTCCCCACGCAGACGCAGGAGGAGGACTCTCTTCAGACGAGGAGGAGGGGACCAGCTCTCCAGCGGAAGCGGCCAGGATCCTGGCGGCCTCCTGGCCCCAAAACCGAGAGGTAGAGGAGAAGCGGAAGTGCCCCCggaagagcaggagggaggagaaggaggcagctTCCCACCTGTTCCCCTTTGAGAAGCTGTGA